A window of Deltaproteobacteria bacterium genomic DNA:
GATGGAATTAAACAGCCATTCCATATATCAGTTTTAAACTTCTTTCCTCGCCACTCCTTGTCGCCAGGATGCTCACATAAAAAGGCGACCATTCTTCCAAAGACATAAATCGAAAGGCCGCCAAAAAACTTCTTACAATAAAAACTGTCTCTAGATTCAAGATCTTCAAAGAAATGACCAGCACTAAAGCTTTCGAGGGAATACTTTTTGTTCATATTACATCGCTGAACAAATTTCGACCAAGAGACCATTGCAGTCTCGTACGTAACTGACAGTTTGACCCCAGGGCTTTTGTGTCGGTTTACTGACTGAAACTGCACCAGCATTTACTGCGTGCTCAAATGCATTCTCAACATTGTCAGCCACAAATCCAATTTCAAATCCAGGGGCCTTACTTTTCAAACTCAACTTTTCATACTCAAAACCGTGCGAACCGGCGGTGGCATGATTAACAAAACCAAGTTTGGTATCGCCAGTCTTCATTTCACCATAATCTTTGGACTCATGAAGAAAACCAGCTTCAAGCCCAAACGCTTTTGAATAAAAGGCCATCGTTTTTTCAACGTCATCAACGTACAATAAGGTATATCCAAGTCTCATAAATTTTTCCCTTTCAGTTCATCTAGGAAAATTCCAATTCTAACCGTTTCAAACTAAAACCAGAGTTTCTCCTTGCGAAACTTAGGTTCTCCACGGTTGATGGTGGACAAAAAACCTATTGAGTTTTTCAAGCTGTCCTCAATGCATCTTAGAATAGAATCAAGTATTTCGACAACTCCTCTGTTTCGTAACAAAGCGTTCCTCAATCAAAAATACGCCATCGAAGGGCTCACGGCTCGCCAAATTGCCGTCCTCATTGGGAGCAGCCATTCAACGATAAACAATGCCTTAGTGCGATTTGAAATACTAAGAACTGCCAGAGTGTCAGGACGGGAAGTTTATGGAACAAAATCTCAAGGAGGAAACCGGGGTTTTGCACACTCGGGTGCAAAATGGTAGTCGATAGTATACTAAGAAAACGGAGTCTAGGCTGGTCCTATAAGACAATCTCTGAGTGGCTCACGTTAAGAGGGATCAAAAGTCCCTCCAGGCAAACGCGATGGTATCATACAACCATCCGACGAATTGAAACTAGCGCCCTAGAATCTACCAAACTTACTGAAGACCTTCGTTTCGATGAGAGCCCTTCCGAATGCCTTTACAAATGAGGTCGGCGCCCTCGCATAGCTAATCGAATTTGGTTCAGTTCATCAGAACGAGTATCGAGCTGGTCAGAAGACTAGAAGCGAGAAAATAGGGGGCATTGATTGCTGTATACAAAAACGGACGCGGGAAATTTGGATTGATCGCAATTGTCATTGTCATGGGAACAAAATAGCCAATTCCAACCGTCGATCCAAATATTAGTGCATCCGAAAGAGTTTGGATATTCAGCATCTTTATAAATGCGCCACTCGTCATTGTGATAAGCAGACCGCAAACTGCTGGTCCTGCAATCATCAGGACTGAAGGCTTTTGTCTTTCCTCCTTCTCTCTTCCCATCGCGAAAGCATACATTTTAGCAATGATGACGCCAAAATAGATGCCTCCAAAAATGAAATTTACGATTGTAACTACTATCACACCTAACCAACTTGTTTCAGTTAAAGCCGTCAACATTGTTAACTCCTTTGTTGTGAGTAATTATCTTATGTATAAATATGCCATTTTATGGCATATTTGTTTTATGCCAAAATCTAGCTACATAAGCCGCAAAAGTCGTCTGGACAAGCTCATTGGTCTTTTGAGGTCTCAGGAAATGCGAAATTCTTTGGAACTCAGTCAGTTGCTCAATGTAAGTCGACGAACCTTAATGCGTGACCTACAAGATTTGGAAGAAGCCGGATTTCCAATTGAATCAGACAGAGGCCGAGGAGGTGGCATTAGACTTCATCACGGATGGGGTTTGGGCAAATTACAGTTAAATTACAGCGAAATTCTAGATCTGCTTATTGCATTGGCTACAATGGAAAAGTTGCAGCCGACGTTTCTGATGAGCCATCTTAGAAGTATACGATTCAAAATTGCCCAATCTTTTCCCGATTCGCAAAGACGTCAGATTGAAGAGATTAGAAAAAGGATTTTAGTCGGTGATATGGCCCCAAGAAAAGTTTTGTCGAGCTTTAAATTGCCAAAAGAAAAAATTATAATCCCACTTCGAATCAGTTTTTTTGAAAGCAAGCAGCTAGCAATCACTTACGTCGACGAGAAAGGGATCAGTACCAATCGAACAATTGAGCCTCATTTTTTACTTTTTAACTGGCCTGTTTGGCACATCCTCGCTTGGGACTACCTGCGAGAAGATATTCGCTTTTTCAGAGTAGATAGAATTTCAAGTAGCGAGTTAACAAATGAACTTTTTAAGTCTAAAGACAGAGTGAAATTTAACAGGGCGATTACTGAATTTTTTGAGTCTGTGTAGAAGACGAGTTTAGATTTAAGAATTTATGTCACTCTGAGCTAGCCATAAGAACTTGTCCCACTCATCGTCTTAACTTGGCGTAGAGCTTCAACTCTTGAGGCCGTACCAGCCATTAATCATGAACGCTTGAAAAAAACGGATTGGTATAGGGATGCCGCTTTGCCTTAGCAGCGATTCGGTTTCTATGGGCGAAAGCACTGTCAGCATTTCGCGCAACACTTGAGATAAATTCGCAAGTGACTCTGGTGTTGCGCCCATCAAAATTTGAACTTCCTTCCAATTGTTTAACATCATCGGAAATTCTTGCGAGCTTAAATCATAACTGATTTCTGTATTGATCAATACTCCATTGGTACGCAATCGACTGGACATCGCCTGATAGAAACCCAACCGTTCATCGCGCTTCACGAAGTGCCCGACCAGAATACTCAATGCCGCATCAAAATTCTCACCTGTAGGCGCATCGTTAACATATCCATGAATGAGTTCACAGCGGTCAAGGATTCCAGCCGACTTTAGTTTTTCACGACAGACATCAAGCATTCCAACAGATGGGTCAACGCCAACAAATGTCCACTCTGGAAATTGTTTAGCGAGTGAAAATAACTCTGCTCCAGTTCCAACACCCACACAAAGAACTCGGGCACGAACGAGAGCATTTTTTAAAATAAGACGAATGAGAAAATGCATGTTGTCAGCTATGGGTGCTAACTGCTGGTTTTTCTCATCGTATACTTTGGCAGCATTTGTAAAATGGTCGATCACTGTGGGGCTTGGATTCATTCAGCAATCCCACTAACTTCAATTTTATCGACCTGCGCTTTAAGATTAGAGGTAGCTTTCAAAATTGCTTTCATATTTACAGTCATGCTTTCTATTTCTCCATCCCCATTTCTTCTAAAAGTTGGACTGGATTCTGAATTTTCAATAAACTTTTGAATCCGAAGACTCTTCTCTCAGTGGAGAGAATATAATCTTGTTAAGACCCTAGAACCATTTGCAGGTTCCGTATATGTTGGACTCCAACTTCGGCAAGTCGAACTCAACCGTCACCTGTCTCAATTTTCTTCAGCATACTTCTTGAAGTTATTAAGTATCGATTGCCAGCCATTTTTCTGCATTTCTACCGGATTCTGATTTTCGGCATCAAAAACGGTCGTGACCTTCGTCGCATCTCCCACCCGCTCGAAACTTGTGACGACTTTTCGACCGTCAGTTAAAGTATAAGCAAGTTTCTTTTGAATTATAACTTCGTTGTAAATAGCTTCAAAATCGAAACCAAAACTTCCGTCCTTAGCTTCCATTCTTGCTGAGTACTTTCCTCCAACGCTAAGATCATTCGTGGCTCTTGGGCAGCACCATTCTGGCACTGCAAAATTCCACTGAGTAATATGATTCGGCTCTGTCCAATATTGCCAAACCTTTGGGAGCGTTGTTGAGATTGTTGCTTCGATTTGAATTTTTGAATTACCCATTAGTGGCTCTCCTTAATTTTATCAAACATCTCCCTAAACTATTGATTCCTCGATGAACCACGGCACCACGGAGGGGAGAGCCCCAGGAGCAAAAGCCAACAATATCATGGGCTTAAGCTCCAAATTTGGTGTCAAAAATGGTGGAGGCGGGGGGAATTGAACCCCCGTCCGCAGGTGATCCACGATAAGGCGCTTCATACTTAGTCTATGTTTTAATTATGATGACTTCGCTTCCATAGACAAAATCACTGCCATCATTCCACCAGCATTTTTAAGTTGGTGCCCTGGAGAAAACAACACTCAACCGATATGGCATTAATTACAGCCAGTTAACTCAACACCATCGATTAAGTTAGTGACCGTGGCAGCACTAAGCTGCCATTGCTACGTTTTCGTTAGCAATTAAAAGTTTGCACCTTTTTATCGAGGTCCCTGTGCGCCCCGGTATGCTCCTCATGCTTCAGCGCCCACGTCGAAGCCGTGTCGCCCCCGTTATATTCTTTAATAATGTCATAAAAAACTATGACAGATCCATTCTATCATTAGAATGGAAAAAACAACAGAGATTATAAAATAAACCTCTAACAAAAACTAAACCACAATCCTCTATTATCCTTAACCTAAGATCATTCCGTTTCAATTTTTCGTTCTAGTTTAACCTAAGTCATTTATTGAGGAAAAGCTGAGCAAGATTGTTTCATTATTTGTTTCATGACATATTTGATTATTTTTATAAAATATCTAGGATAAGTTTAGAGTTGAAATTCTAATAATTTTTCTAAACTTTGAAAAGAAAAATAAACATTAAAAAAAAATAATTTCTTAGGCAAATGAAAATTACCATTTTTTACCCTAATTTTTAATAAGTTATCAACCAAACCCACAGAGTTATCCACATACTAGACTAAATTCTTTTCATATTATATATAGAAATTTAAGAACTAAAAACGCAAAGCGTCGTATATTTTTAATGATCATTCACTAAGTTTTTTAAAAAAACAAGACCCAGATCAGATTTCAAATTAGATTTGAGACTCAAAGAAGGACGCTGCTTGCAAAGCTCGTTCTGCTAAGGATTGAACAGTACTTTCTCCTTCTTCTTTCTTCTTCATCAATTCAAGATTTTTTTTAAAAATGGATAGCTGTTCTTCGCTGATTTTATTGGTAACTGGAAATAATTGAATATTTAATTGATAAACTCGTTCGCCTTTTTTTTCTTTTCTTCCCATGGAATTATCTTTATGAATGCTTTTTCTGAGTTGTCTCAACTTAAATTTAATATCTTCAAACTCTTCCTTTGTTAGCGACATTGTTAACGTACCAAATTCACGATCTTGGGGAGCGTCCTGATACAAAGACTCCAAGCCCAGATACATCAGCTGCGTTTGCAATTTTCGGACAAGGGCAACTGGGATTTCCTCTGGAGAATCAATCAAAGTATGTGATTTTTTTATTTCACCCGTAATAGGATCTTTTTTGATTTCGCCACTCGCTAATAATGAGTTTAAGGACGCTTCGATCTCTGCCTCAGAGGCTTTATTTCTAAGTAATTCCTTCAAGTTCTTGGTTGTAAAAGAAACACCCTCTTGATCAATCATGGCATATAAAATCCAAGCAACCCAATTGGGAATTTTTTCCCAAGTTTTGCGATCGATCTCACCGCTCTTTAGTTTTTGTTCAACCCGCACTTCTGAAATTTTTTTTAAATAAATATTTCTTTCGGAGGTATCTTCAGCTTGATTTAACTTTACAAGATAGGAAAACTCCTCGCTTTGGTCTTTGCTTAATGCCAGCGCCTTGGCAAATTTTCCGATCATGTCTTCAGAAAGATTTCTCTGGCCCTCGATAATCATTTTTAAATAATTTGGGGACTTAATATTGGCAGCTGCAGAAAAAAGTTGATAGCTATAAGGTCTGAGATCATTCTTACTGAGCTCCTTTTTAGCCTGATAAAACTCGCGTAAATACAAACGGTAGTCGAGATAATCTGAAAGATTAGGCAATCCTTGTGAATTCTTTGATTTTTCATCACTTTTCTTAAACTGATCAACTGACATAACCACCCCTTTGTAACTAAGTACACAGAAGTAAAAAAATAAAATCAATTCATTTTTTACTTTTGTCTGGGCAGAGCACCATGGTCGAATATACTGGTGCCAAAAAGTTCAGATTTGAACTCAATCCCACTTAGATAAATAAGGAGCAAGGTTGATGCCATTAAAACTGGACTGCAATCCTCTATTCCTATTTTATTCCAAACTTGAAGGGAAACTCGTAGGAATTGATATACGACTAAATATAAGCAAAATCTTGTTAGATATTTTAGATTTCTTGGATTCAGTTTTAATTTCAACAGTCACATGTCCCATGCTGTTGTTTTCAATCACCGTGGCTGATTTAAATAAATCCATAAAACTTGCATTTCCACGAGACCCTTGTGTCGAGCGGTGCACGTTAAGATCACTCTCATCAAGATTTTTTTCAACATTGTTTTGAGCTGCCGTTAAATCTCGTTTGAGCATCAATTCTGATTTCAATGAAATTATTTGATTATCTTGGCCCTTGATGATCGCAGTAAATCCTGCCCTTCCATTAACAATTTCAAATGAATTAAAATAAACTTCCTCAATTCTATTATGTCTATTATGCTTCATTTCCTCTTGAGCTTCATTACCTCTTTTGCTGTCTCTGTCTGTACTGGAGTTTTTTAAAAATTGAAATAACTCATTATACTCGGCATCCTCCACATTATAATGCCAATACTTTATATTAGCGTTCGAATGTCTTAAAATGGCATGGGACTGCGCCCCCTCATTTTTAATTTTAACCACTAAATTCGAGCAATCGTCTGAATATTTATATGAATCCACACACTGAGCAGTCACAAAGAGGTTCGCCTCGCTCATTTTCATTAATGAATTTTCTTTAAAAGCAGTTTGAAGCCGAATATCACTAATTTCATTCCCTGTCCTTAAAGTAATATCAATTGTTATCTGCTTCGTTTTGTCGACTAAATAACTCATCTCCATTAACGAGCCAGCAAGTATCTTATTCAGTTGAGCTTGTTGTGCGGTCACTTTATTTTCTTCCGAAATTAAAAATTTCAAAATCGAATCATTAGAAGCGCCAGAGTAAATGAACCCTAAATCATTTCCCCCACCAGTTAAGATTGCTGAGCTAGCGGTTATCTTTGAACTATTTGAAGCTACAAACAGATTATCACTGCTGGACGGATCCTTTGAATTAAAAGAGTAATTTGGTGCTGAGGTTCTCGCTTTTAATTTTTCTGATTCCTTTTGTTCGGCAGAAAGCTTTTTGGTCATTTTCTTGGACGTTCTATTTGATAAATCGAGACTATCTCTTCCTTGTTTATCTTTAACTTCATTTTTTGGTAAAGGTTTGGTCTCTTTTGCCGTCGAAGGCGGAGCAGAGGGTGGCAATTGAGGAGTAGGTGCTGGCTGTTCTGCTGGTGCTGGTGTTTGCGTCGCGGGAGGCGTTTCAACTTTAGAAGGCTCTTTTTTCACCCCACATGAAGTTACAATTAAAGAAATTCCCATCAAAACTATGGCTTTCTGCCATTTCAATTGCCATTTCATTTTAAGCCCCCAATTTAACATCTTAAACCCCCAAATTAATTAGAAAATCTACCGTATAATTAATAATTAGAAAATCTACTTCGTTTTACTTTTCTGCTAACCAAGAAAAACAAACAAGCTATTGAAACAGTTGAAGCAAACAGCACGCCAACTATAAACGCAAAAGAATCGTTGTCTTTACGGTTAAATAAGTAAAAAATACATTTATGTTTATTTTTAGGTCATGGGAGCTCGAGAAAACTCCATTAAAAAAAATTTATTCTTATTCAGCGATTTTAAGCGTGGTCACTATCTTTGCGGGTCTATTTTCTATCTCTTATTTAGATCAAAAAATTACCTATCTCTTCAGAGAAGATGATTGGAAATGGCTGTTTGCTCGAGAAATCACCAATGTTGGTTTGTTTTCAAATTACTTTATTGCCGCATTGACAGTTCTTGCAATTTGTTTTTACTTGATCAAATTAAAACGAGTCACTCACCCCAAAATTCATTCTGTTTATCGTAAATCTCAAGTTATGATTTATTCTTTACTTTTCTCAGGATTGTGTCTCCAATTTTTTAAATTTTTGTTTGGACGTCAACGACCCAAAATATCTCCTGATTTTGATCCCCATGCTTTTTATCCGTTTAATACCCATTGGAATTTTCATTCTTTGCCCTCTGGACATACCCAAGTGTTATTTTGCGTGGCCACTTTTTTTTCCTATTACTATCCTCAAAAAAAATATTTATTCTATTCCTTGGCTACAGCTCTTAGCTTCACCCGCGTGATGACTCGCGATCATTTTTTTGCCGATGTTCTTATCGGCGCACTCGTTGGACATCTTACTTGCCTATGGCTATTTTATTTTCTTTCCAAGAAAGAATCTAAGCTCGTGTTCTGAAAGTCGTTTCAAACACGCATTAAAAACCTACAAATCTAAAAAGCCCGTTAAACCTTGACTTTTTTTTAGTTGCATTGAGATTTCTTTGTATTGTGGACAGAATTTTTCGACTAAGTTCCAAAAACTGTCAGAATGATTTAAATGTTTCAAATGAGCAAGCTCGTGGATCAATACATAGTCAATAATTTCATCTGAAAATAGGATTAATCTCCAGTTCAAATTGATAATTTTATTTGTTGAACAACTACCCCATCTGCTCTTTTGCTCTCGAAATTTTATTTGGGAAGGGTATAGCTCCATTTGTTGAGATAAATAATTAACTCTTTCAGTTAGAAAACGAATAGATTCCCTTCTGTAGAAAACCCTTAGAGTATGAATTTGATTTTCGTATTCTAATTTTTTGCTCAGAGCATGCCATTCCTTTAAAGGAACGTGTAAGAGCATAGTTCTATGAGCATTCATTTCTGGCAAAGAAACAAAATATTTTTTTCCTGGCGTGATGACAACCCTTAAAACATAATCTACGCCTCGAAAAGGAAAAACTTCATCTTCTCGAATTCTTTTTTCAGGATACTGACTTTCAATTTCTTTGATTCTTTTTATGTTTTTTTCAATCCAACCTATTTTGCTTTTCAAAAAACTCAAGATAAAATAATGAGACGTCTTTAATCCCGTTCTTACGATAATAGGCCTCTTAGGAGCCATAAAGACCGTTACTGATCGGCGCTTTGATTTTCTTTCAATTTGAAATTCATAATTTTCAAAACGGACGATTTCTGACGACATAGATGGATTTTATCCTATTTTTCAGACGACATCAACCGGCACAATGAAAATCAAATTTTATCTAATATCATTAGACTTCACCAGCATCCAACGGTTATCCTCTTTAAAATCTTGAGAAAAAATGAATTCTTAGGAGAATAAAAAATGAAATGTATGGAAATGCATGGAAATGTCTGGAAAAATTATGAAATGTAAGAAAAAGAATTTAAAAAATTAAAAAAGAATTTAATAAATTTAAATAAATTTAAAAAAAACTTTTAACTGACGAGTGTGCTTAATCATGACCGATAATTTTTTTAATTTAGATCCAGAAAATGTATTACTTGCTAGTGAAAGAGCTGGTTTTGTTCCTACTGGTTTATTTACACAGTTAAATTCCTATGAAAACCGCGTTTTTGATTTAAAAATGGAATCATCTGAAAATATTATAGCTAAATTTTATCGTCCCCAACGATGGACTTTAGAATCCATTCAGGAAGAACATGCTTTTTTAAATGAGCTGAATGCTGAAGATATTCCCTGTCTTGAGCCTTTACTTTTAAAAAATGGAAAAACCATCCTCGAACATAATGGTATCTTCGTTTCCTTTTTTCCTAAATTTCGTGGACGCATGCCTCAAGAGTTTCTCAATGATGACTTAAAAAGAATTGGCCAGCTCATGGCCAGAGTGCACAATGTAGGCGCACGAAAAATAGCATTTCATCGTCCAACCCTTGACTCGAGTTATTTTGGTGGTTGGGAAACTTTGGACTTGTTACAAGATAAGGTACTACCAGAGCTAAGGTCTCGGTATATTAAATCAGCCGAAATTATTTTAGAATTTATTGATTATGAATTTAATCCCGCAGAGTTTATCCGCATTCACGGAGATTGTCATAAAGGAAATGTTTTACAGTTTCAAGATTTGTTTTACCTTGTTGATTTCGATGATTTTTTAAATGGCCCTGTTATCCAAGACCTATGGATGCTGCTCAGTTTTGACGATACCACTTTGGAAAAAGAAAAAGATTTGCTTGTTGAAGGTTACGAGCTTTTTCGTGAATTTCCCTTTCACCAATGGGGTTGGGTAGAAGCGCTTCGCGGATTAAGAATCTTGATGTATGCAGGCTGGATCGCCAAACGTTGGAGTGACCCTTCTTTTCCAAAAATATTTCCCAATTTTGGCTCCTATTCCTTTTGGGCGGAAGAAACCGAAGCGCTCGAAAAGATTGCTTGGAATTTAGGAACGGCTCTTTAGAGTCTTGCGCAAAAATAACTTGGGCCCTTAGGTTCATGACGCTTTGATCTTGCCTTGTCTTTCTTTTATTTAACAAAAATACTAAATTTAAACCTGGTTGCTTTCGCAACTTAATCTTAAACCTAGACTTAGTAAAAGGATAACTTATGAAAAAAATTAAAGTGGCAAATCCCGTTGTAGAGCTCGATGGCGATGAAATGACAAGAATCATTTGGGCTTTCATTAAAAATAAACTGATCACTCCCTACCTTGATATCGATATTAAATACTTTGACCTGGGAATGGAAAATCGCGATAAAACCAATGATCAAGTAACTATTGACTCTGCCGAAGCCATCAAGAAATACAATGTGGGAATCAAGTGTGCCACAATTACGCCAGATGAAGAACGAGTTAAAGAATTTAAGCTAAAACAAATGTGGAAGTCTCCTAACGGAACCATTCGAAATATTCTTGATGGTACCGTTTTTCGTGAGCCTATTATTATGAAAAATGTCCCTCGCCTCGTACCTGGATGGACAAAACCCATCATGATCGGCAGACATGCTTTCGGAGATCAATACCGGGCTACAGATTTCGTGACCAAAGGAAAAGGGAAACTCACTATCACTTTCGAAGGCGAAAATGGAGAGAAAATTTCTCATGAAGTATTCAACTTCAAAGGGGATGGCGTTGCCATGGCCATGTATAACACTGACGAGTCTATTAAAGGCTTTGCAAAATCTTGCTTCAACGTCGCTTTAACTAAAAAATGGCCACTTTATTTATCAACAAAAAACACGATTCTTAAAAAGTACGATGGTCGCTTCAAAGATATTTTCCAAGAAATCTATGAGAAGGACTTTAAAGCTGCCTTTACCTCTGCAGGTATTACGTATGAGCATCGTCTTATTGATGACATGGTCGCCAGTTGTTTAAAATGGGAAGGTGGTTTTGTATGGGCCTGCAAAAACTACGATGGGGATGTTCAGTCAGATACCGTAGCTCAAGGTTTTGGTTCTCTCGGGTTAATGACATCCGTATTGATCACCCCCGACGGAAAAACCATGGAAGCTGAAGCGGCCCATGGGACGGTCACCAGGCACTACCGCCTTCATCAGCAAGGAAAACCAACATCCACTAATCCCATTGCCTCCATTTTTGCGTGGACCAGGGGCTTGGCACATCGAGGAAAATTAGACAGCAATCCAGAGCTCATTCGCTTCGCAGAAACCTTAGAGCAAGTTTGTGTTCAAACCGTCGAATCAGGTTTGATGACGAAAGACTTAGCTGCTTGCATATACGGCGACAAGATCCCTGCCGACAAGTATTTAAACACGGAACCCTTCTTAGAAGCTATTGATAGAAATCTTTTGAAAGCCTTGAACCTCAACTAGATTTCTATACCCGATAGGGTATAGTATTATCATTTTATTATGATACTATACCTGATCGGGTATCATTGAATCTATAAGCGAATTTGCCATAATCAAGATTTTAGGAGGCTAGAAAAAAATGACTGATCTGGAAATTCGTTTTACTTTTCCATCAATAATTCTGGATTTCCCTCCGGTATGAATAGCGACCACTTCGCCTCTTTCATTTAAAAGGGGCCCACCGCTATTTCCATGATTTGAGTCAGCAGAGCTAAAAAACATTCTGTCCAACTGCCAATAGTCCATTAAAGATTCTTGAACTTCAAAAAATGAAGCCTGACTTTTTGGTTCTAGCAAAACTCCAGAAGAAACTTTCAGCCCTTTTCCGTCTGAATTTGGTCCCGGTGACCTATCTGCAAAATCGTTGGGATCCTCCACTTGAAAACTCTCTGGATTACATGCCGTGCAAGCTGGATAACCAAACAAGAAAATCCTCTGACCAAACAGAGGAAGCTTATCGGCAACTTTTAAGGGCTTGCCTATAGGTCTACTAAGAGACAAACCAATATAATCAGAATCTTCAGCAAAAAAAGTGTTTCTAACTCTCGCCATGTAAGTCATTGGCGGAGCCATGCCAATGGTAGCTTGGTCTAGATAGGGATTCAGCAGTAACTCACCTTCCTTGTTGAAAATAAAAACGGCAATTCGTTGCTTTTCAGAAAAGATCTTTTTAAATTTACTTAATTTTGATTTTTTTCTAAATTTTACATCACGAAATTTTTCTACAAAACTCATGAAACCATCCACAACATGTGCATTCGTCCACAAAGTTGAGCCCTCGCCTGTCAAAAATCCTGTGCTTTTTCGAATGTCAAAGGTGATCAAGCAATTCATTTGGTAAGTAATATCCTTATTCCCTTCGCAGCTTTCAATTTGTTTGATCAAAACAGTTTTATCATTTTCATCCAGTGAGCCTGTATTCATTGAACTTGTATTTATTGAATTTGCATCGATGGAACTTGTTTTCATTTTTCGGATATTGTCTTTAAATTTTGAACCCTGACCATTGGAAACATCCACGACCCGAAGAAGTCGGTCCTCTCCAGCGGCAAGAACTCGCAATTCGAAAACTGAGGAACCCGCAGCTCTTACAACATCAGGCAATCCCTTGACGTTTAATGGATAAAAGCCTCGAGGGTTATCAAGATTCAAAGTCAATTGAGAATCAATTGGAAAATCAGCGGGCTTTTTCGTTTCTACTGAGTTTTTCGGTTCTATTGATTCACGTGATCCAGTTACTTGTTTGGAAGATTTTCCACACCCAACCAGGCACTCTAAAATAAAAAACGCACTTATTGGCAGAATAAAATATTTCAATTGATCCCCCTGTCATTAAAATGATCCCTAAGCTATTAGAAAACAAAGTCTTGGTATCTGTTTAAATCTTCAATTCTTTTTTCGGTCATATCTAGAAGACAAG
This region includes:
- a CDS encoding phosphatase PAP2 family protein, producing MFIFRSWELEKTPLKKIYSYSAILSVVTIFAGLFSISYLDQKITYLFREDDWKWLFAREITNVGLFSNYFIAALTVLAICFYLIKLKRVTHPKIHSVYRKSQVMIYSLLFSGLCLQFFKFLFGRQRPKISPDFDPHAFYPFNTHWNFHSLPSGHTQVLFCVATFFSYYYPQKKYLFYSLATALSFTRVMTRDHFFADVLIGALVGHLTCLWLFYFLSKKESKLVF
- a CDS encoding recombinase family protein — encoded protein: MVVDSILRKRSLGWSYKTISEWLTLRGIKSPSRQTRWYHTTIRRIETSALESTKLTEDLRFDESPSECLYK
- a CDS encoding DUF1761 domain-containing protein, which produces MLTALTETSWLGVIVVTIVNFIFGGIYFGVIIAKMYAFAMGREKEERQKPSVLMIAGPAVCGLLITMTSGAFIKMLNIQTLSDALIFGSTVGIGYFVPMTMTIAINPNFPRPFLYTAINAPYFLASSLLTSSILVLMN
- a CDS encoding VOC family protein, with translation MRLGYTLLYVDDVEKTMAFYSKAFGLEAGFLHESKDYGEMKTGDTKLGFVNHATAGSHGFEYEKLSLKSKAPGFEIGFVADNVENAFEHAVNAGAVSVSKPTQKPWGQTVSYVRDCNGLLVEICSAM
- a CDS encoding WYL domain-containing protein produces the protein MRNSLELSQLLNVSRRTLMRDLQDLEEAGFPIESDRGRGGGIRLHHGWGLGKLQLNYSEILDLLIALATMEKLQPTFLMSHLRSIRFKIAQSFPDSQRRQIEEIRKRILVGDMAPRKVLSSFKLPKEKIIIPLRISFFESKQLAITYVDEKGISTNRTIEPHFLLFNWPVWHILAWDYLREDIRFFRVDRISSSELTNELFKSKDRVKFNRAITEFFESV
- a CDS encoding class I SAM-dependent methyltransferase; the protein is MNPSPTVIDHFTNAAKVYDEKNQQLAPIADNMHFLIRLILKNALVRARVLCVGVGTGAELFSLAKQFPEWTFVGVDPSVGMLDVCREKLKSAGILDRCELIHGYVNDAPTGENFDAALSILVGHFVKRDERLGFYQAMSSRLRTNGVLINTEISYDLSSQEFPMMLNNWKEVQILMGATPESLANLSQVLREMLTVLSPIETESLLRQSGIPIPIRFFQAFMINGWYGLKS
- a CDS encoding TIGR02147 family protein, whose product is MSVDQFKKSDEKSKNSQGLPNLSDYLDYRLYLREFYQAKKELSKNDLRPYSYQLFSAAANIKSPNYLKMIIEGQRNLSEDMIGKFAKALALSKDQSEEFSYLVKLNQAEDTSERNIYLKKISEVRVEQKLKSGEIDRKTWEKIPNWVAWILYAMIDQEGVSFTTKNLKELLRNKASEAEIEASLNSLLASGEIKKDPITGEIKKSHTLIDSPEEIPVALVRKLQTQLMYLGLESLYQDAPQDREFGTLTMSLTKEEFEDIKFKLRQLRKSIHKDNSMGRKEKKGERVYQLNIQLFPVTNKISEEQLSIFKKNLELMKKKEEGESTVQSLAERALQAASFFESQI
- a CDS encoding SRPBCC family protein, which gives rise to MGNSKIQIEATISTTLPKVWQYWTEPNHITQWNFAVPEWCCPRATNDLSVGGKYSARMEAKDGSFGFDFEAIYNEVIIQKKLAYTLTDGRKVVTSFERVGDATKVTTVFDAENQNPVEMQKNGWQSILNNFKKYAEEN
- a CDS encoding serine/threonine protein kinase is translated as MTDNFFNLDPENVLLASERAGFVPTGLFTQLNSYENRVFDLKMESSENIIAKFYRPQRWTLESIQEEHAFLNELNAEDIPCLEPLLLKNGKTILEHNGIFVSFFPKFRGRMPQEFLNDDLKRIGQLMARVHNVGARKIAFHRPTLDSSYFGGWETLDLLQDKVLPELRSRYIKSAEIILEFIDYEFNPAEFIRIHGDCHKGNVLQFQDLFYLVDFDDFLNGPVIQDLWMLLSFDDTTLEKEKDLLVEGYELFREFPFHQWGWVEALRGLRILMYAGWIAKRWSDPSFPKIFPNFGSYSFWAEETEALEKIAWNLGTAL
- a CDS encoding M48 family metallopeptidase — translated: MSSEIVRFENYEFQIERKSKRRSVTVFMAPKRPIIVRTGLKTSHYFILSFLKSKIGWIEKNIKRIKEIESQYPEKRIREDEVFPFRGVDYVLRVVITPGKKYFVSLPEMNAHRTMLLHVPLKEWHALSKKLEYENQIHTLRVFYRRESIRFLTERVNYLSQQMELYPSQIKFREQKSRWGSCSTNKIINLNWRLILFSDEIIDYVLIHELAHLKHLNHSDSFWNLVEKFCPQYKEISMQLKKSQGLTGFLDL